A stretch of the Candidatus Beckwithbacteria bacterium genome encodes the following:
- a CDS encoding DUF3048 domain-containing protein — translation MKKTALLGFVAFLGLYLFSTGISYAVFTYVVAPPSLEFISPQGNQEEEAINQEEKEDNTADYKQLIDTSGPKTAICPMNGQLFTEKEKEAWEQRRPLLIMIENHEEARPQSGLSSADIVYETVAEGGITRFMGVFYCDAQSHEAIVGPVRSARSYFINWASEYGANPLYAHVGGANCNHGCPGGTSEADALGQIEDYGWGGSMGNDLNQFAIGYPTYWRDYERMGHTVATEHTMYSTTERLWALAKKREWTNVDSEGNAWDEDFVPWQFYEEGKEPKIGDVTTIGYDFWENSPAGDYSVSWKFDPEKKVYLRSNAGKEHLDLDTNKQLSAKNIIVMYSVESNADDGYPSNAHLLYDTIGTGTGVLFQNGNATEITWTKDSRTDRTIFEDADTGKEISFIPGKIWISNLAKGNKTLEY, via the coding sequence ATGAAAAAAACTGCTCTTTTAGGCTTCGTAGCCTTTTTAGGTTTATACCTTTTTTCAACCGGCATTTCTTATGCGGTTTTTACGTATGTAGTTGCTCCACCTTCATTAGAATTCATTAGTCCCCAAGGTAATCAGGAAGAGGAGGCTATCAATCAAGAAGAGAAGGAAGATAATACCGCAGATTACAAACAGCTTATTGATACTAGCGGCCCCAAAACTGCTATTTGTCCTATGAATGGCCAACTTTTTACAGAAAAAGAGAAAGAGGCCTGGGAACAACGTCGCCCCTTGCTTATTATGATTGAAAACCATGAAGAAGCTCGGCCTCAATCCGGTTTATCTAGTGCTGATATTGTTTACGAAACTGTAGCTGAAGGCGGCATTACCAGGTTTATGGGGGTCTTTTATTGTGATGCCCAGTCTCACGAAGCTATTGTTGGACCAGTTCGTAGTGCCCGCAGCTACTTTATCAACTGGGCTTCTGAGTACGGTGCTAACCCGTTATATGCTCATGTGGGCGGAGCTAACTGCAACCATGGTTGTCCTGGTGGTACCAGCGAAGCTGATGCTTTGGGTCAAATTGAAGATTATGGTTGGGGTGGTTCCATGGGGAATGATCTTAATCAATTTGCCATTGGTTACCCCACATACTGGCGTGACTATGAGCGCATGGGACACACAGTCGCTACTGAACACACCATGTATTCCACCACTGAACGTTTATGGGCTTTGGCTAAAAAACGGGAATGGACCAATGTTGATAGCGAGGGCAATGCTTGGGATGAAGACTTTGTACCTTGGCAGTTTTATGAAGAGGGGAAAGAACCTAAGATTGGTGATGTAACTACTATTGGCTATGATTTTTGGGAAAACTCGCCAGCTGGTGATTACTCTGTCTCTTGGAAATTTGATCCTGAGAAAAAAGTGTATTTGCGCAGCAATGCTGGCAAGGAACATCTTGACCTAGACACCAATAAACAGCTTTCAGCTAAAAATATCATAGTTATGTATTCAGTGGAGAGTAATGCTGATGACGGCTATCCCAGTAATGCCCATTTGCTTTACGATACAATTGGTACAGGTACTGGAGTTTTATTCCAAAATGGTAATGCTACTGAAATCACCTGGACCAAAGATAGTAGAACTGATCGAACTATTTTTGAAGATGCTGATACTGGCAAAGAAATCAGCTTTATTCCAGGTAAAATCTGGATTAGCAATTTAGCTAAGGGGAATAAGACTTTGGAATACTAA
- a CDS encoding DUF4446 family protein encodes MNEFLSNPITLIPALIAGLSIVWLTILTVLFLSLKKHYNSLIKKIDKKNLEQILEDILKAQKLQGSELKSLIGEMETLKSQCDFHLQQVGFLRFNPFDDTGGDQSFVLALLDNQKTGVLISSLHNRETTRVYSKQVFQGKGIDGDLSEEEQKVIASACHIKP; translated from the coding sequence ATGAACGAGTTTTTATCAAATCCCATAACGTTAATTCCAGCTCTTATAGCTGGTCTTAGTATTGTTTGGCTAACAATCCTGACTGTCTTATTTTTATCTCTTAAAAAACACTACAACAGCCTGATTAAAAAAATTGATAAGAAAAACTTGGAACAAATTTTAGAAGATATTTTAAAAGCCCAAAAACTCCAGGGTTCTGAACTTAAATCATTGATTGGCGAGATGGAAACATTAAAATCCCAATGTGATTTTCATCTCCAGCAAGTTGGCTTTTTACGCTTCAATCCCTTTGACGATACCGGTGGCGATCAAAGTTTTGTTTTAGCTCTGCTGGATAATCAAAAAACTGGAGTTTTAATTTCTTCCCTACATAACCGTGAAACAACGCGAGTTTATTCAAAACAGGTTTTTCAAGGTAAAGGAATTGACGGCGATCTCTCTGAAGAAGAACAGAAAGTAATTGCCAGTGCATGCCACATAAAGCCATGA
- a CDS encoding aminopeptidase, whose amino-acid sequence MPKYQPSQHTFEKYANVLVNFALNSGNGIKKGEVVRISASESAKPLFIELRKAVLKAGGHFISQYLPDDEKSLNPSRDFFELASDEQLKFYPKAYVQGLVKQIDHSIAIISEVNKQALKGIDPAKIMTAQLAQKPWRELLDIKENQGKFTWTLALYATPQMAKEAGLSLEDYWEQIIKGCYLNQKDPIKAWQQTFAQSEIIIKKLNQLPIDTLHVKGSDVDLLISLGEKRQWAGGSGRNIPSFEIFTSPDWRDTHGWIKFNQPLYRYGNLIKGVELEFAKGKVVKAKASQNEKVLLEMIKTPNADKIGEFSLTDKRFSKITKFMAETLFDENVGGPQGNTHIALGKSYHDCYAGDPGKVTKAQWKSLGFNDSAVHTDIVSTTKRTVTAVLKNCSKKIIYDNGEFVI is encoded by the coding sequence ATGCCAAAATACCAACCTTCTCAACACACTTTCGAAAAATATGCCAACGTTTTAGTCAACTTTGCTCTAAATAGCGGCAATGGCATTAAAAAAGGTGAAGTAGTCCGAATTTCTGCATCAGAGTCTGCCAAGCCACTTTTCATAGAGTTACGTAAAGCAGTCTTAAAAGCTGGGGGTCACTTCATCTCTCAATATTTGCCTGATGATGAAAAATCACTTAATCCATCTCGGGACTTTTTTGAGTTAGCTTCAGATGAGCAATTAAAATTTTATCCCAAAGCTTATGTTCAAGGCTTGGTTAAACAAATTGACCATTCTATTGCCATTATTTCTGAGGTCAATAAACAAGCGCTCAAAGGGATTGATCCAGCCAAAATTATGACTGCTCAGCTAGCTCAAAAACCTTGGCGAGAACTGCTTGATATTAAAGAAAATCAAGGTAAATTTACTTGGACTTTGGCTCTGTATGCTACTCCTCAAATGGCTAAAGAAGCCGGACTTTCACTTGAAGATTACTGGGAGCAAATTATTAAAGGGTGTTATCTTAATCAAAAAGATCCTATCAAAGCTTGGCAACAAACTTTTGCTCAAAGTGAAATAATTATTAAAAAATTAAATCAGCTTCCAATTGATACTTTACATGTAAAAGGTTCAGATGTGGACCTTTTGATTAGCCTGGGTGAAAAACGGCAATGGGCTGGTGGTAGTGGTCGCAACATCCCTAGTTTTGAGATTTTCACCTCACCTGATTGGCGGGACACACATGGTTGGATCAAATTTAATCAACCTCTTTATCGTTATGGTAATTTGATCAAAGGTGTTGAGCTGGAATTTGCTAAAGGCAAGGTAGTCAAAGCCAAAGCCTCTCAAAATGAAAAAGTGCTACTAGAAATGATCAAAACCCCAAACGCAGACAAAATTGGTGAGTTTTCTCTAACTGATAAACGTTTTTCCAAAATCACCAAGTTTATGGCCGAAACCTTATTTGATGAAAATGTTGGTGGCCCTCAGGGCAATACTCATATTGCTTTAGGCAAATCCTATCATGACTGTTATGCTGGCGATCCAGGGAAAGTTACCAAAGCCCAATGGAAAAGCCTAGGTTTCAATGATAGTGCAGTCCATACTGATATCGTTTCAACTACTAAACGTACTGTCACTGCAGTTTTGAAAAATTGCAGCAAGAAGATAATTTATGACAATGGGGAGTTTGTGATTTAA
- a CDS encoding aminopeptidase P family protein, with protein sequence MSISNLEVQKRLRKFQAILKAKKLDCLLLLSAEQIFYLTNFAFQDRNGREALLLVEESSLTLLVPAMHQDQTKTVFPNITIKTLSAGMRYSQLLEPRINSKKVGVEGMVLTLAEAAVFKKMRAKLTDVNQELRMVRAIKTQTEIANITKAQDITQKALVSVLTNIKLGISEKELARKLDIAMETLGADELAFPTIVAFGKHSAVPHHKAGKTRLKNDNIVLIDMGARVGEYNGDLSRTFYFGKATDIFKKRFELVQTAQQAALKKIKAGVEIADIDQAARAVFEKAEVLDLYLHTTGHGLGIGVHEFPSLSYLQKDRLEEGMVITVEPGLYEDGWGGIRLEDVVVVAKNGYKMLGTLDQHWSLPYGG encoded by the coding sequence ATGTCTATTTCTAATCTAGAAGTTCAAAAGCGTCTTAGAAAATTTCAAGCTATTTTAAAAGCAAAAAAACTAGATTGTTTACTACTGCTTAGTGCTGAGCAAATTTTTTACCTGACCAATTTTGCTTTTCAAGATAGAAATGGACGGGAAGCTTTGTTACTAGTTGAAGAGAGCAGCTTAACTTTGTTAGTACCAGCTATGCATCAAGATCAGACTAAAACAGTTTTTCCAAATATTACTATCAAAACTTTGTCGGCTGGAATGAGATATAGCCAACTGCTTGAACCTAGAATTAATTCCAAAAAAGTTGGTGTAGAAGGAATGGTTTTGACTTTAGCAGAAGCTGCAGTTTTTAAAAAAATGAGAGCTAAACTTACTGATGTTAATCAGGAATTACGAATGGTGCGAGCTATTAAAACTCAGACAGAGATTGCAAATATTACCAAGGCTCAAGATATTACCCAAAAGGCTTTGGTTTCGGTTTTAACCAACATAAAACTTGGAATTTCTGAAAAAGAATTAGCCAGAAAATTAGATATAGCAATGGAAACATTAGGAGCTGATGAACTGGCCTTTCCGACCATTGTGGCTTTTGGTAAGCATAGCGCTGTCCCTCATCACAAAGCTGGTAAAACGAGATTAAAAAATGACAATATTGTTTTGATTGATATGGGAGCTAGAGTAGGTGAGTATAACGGGGATTTAAGCCGGACTTTTTATTTTGGTAAAGCTACAGATATATTTAAAAAGCGGTTTGAATTAGTGCAAACCGCTCAGCAAGCAGCTTTGAAAAAAATAAAAGCTGGGGTAGAAATTGCAGATATCGACCAGGCTGCCCGAGCAGTATTTGAAAAAGCTGAAGTGCTAGATCTTTATTTACATACTACTGGTCATGGGTTAGGAATTGGAGTTCATGAGTTTCCCAGCTTGTCGTATTTGCAAAAAGATAGACTAGAGGAGGGGATGGTAATTACTGTCGAACCGGGTTTGTATGAAGATGGTTGGGGAGGAATTAGACTGGAAGATGTGGTAGTAGTTGCCAAAAATGGCTATAAAATGTTAGGCACCTTGGATCAACATTGGAGTCTCCCCTATGGTGGCTAA
- a CDS encoding YfhO family protein, which translates to MVAKTWVSTLLIIVFFLITTLWYFWPVVTHFDSYLPDNYDGLFITWSINRIAQNFPVWPGKLMEGNIFYPNPYTHAYSDLFITSGLLAKPLLVLWPESLVGYNWTLLVGHFLLLVFTFLFLDSLAENKCIAGVLALVFGYSQIHLHYLPHLQLFTIFLLPLSGWCLIKFAKNKKNWWLYGWFLSLSFQLINSILPGYFIVASFLVLYIYLPELRLQVKKSWKALVLGSSFTLLIAGPFLWIYFQVSKYFNYSRPLTEVIHFSLSPEQLLTKFFSPVLFGLFVVAMGVVIFTKKKPPYLVWIWASLGSLILALGPALHWQEQTVKIPFHIPLPYLLLYFIVPGFQSMRTPSRWVLLAGFFITVVLALFLQHVFAKKKTSLTIVLLSIIICAWMVMPRFDHYYQIPKTKQYPAVYSWLKNQPGQVVMELPMTAWGGSDQNKQEVYRMLYSLNHKKQLVNGYSGFFPPDYVTLVNVLQAEFPSQKTLKLIKDYQVDYLIVHQDEFRRMGESDIENKIEKTIALQADEKFENDLVYILRK; encoded by the coding sequence ATGGTGGCTAAAACCTGGGTCTCTACCCTACTTATTATTGTATTTTTTTTAATTACTACCCTGTGGTATTTTTGGCCAGTAGTGACTCATTTTGATAGCTATTTACCAGATAATTATGATGGCTTGTTTATTACCTGGTCGATAAATCGAATTGCTCAAAATTTTCCAGTCTGGCCTGGAAAATTGATGGAGGGCAATATCTTTTATCCTAACCCTTATACGCATGCATATTCAGACTTATTTATTACCAGCGGCTTGTTGGCTAAGCCATTATTAGTTTTATGGCCAGAATCACTTGTTGGTTATAATTGGACTTTATTGGTCGGACATTTTTTACTTTTAGTTTTTACGTTTTTATTTTTAGATAGTTTAGCCGAAAATAAATGTATTGCTGGAGTGCTGGCTTTAGTTTTTGGTTATAGCCAAATCCATTTACATTACTTGCCACACCTGCAACTGTTTACTATTTTTTTATTGCCTCTTTCGGGTTGGTGTTTGATCAAATTTGCCAAAAATAAAAAAAATTGGTGGCTCTATGGATGGTTTTTAAGCCTATCTTTTCAACTTATTAATAGTATTTTGCCTGGGTATTTTATTGTCGCTTCATTTTTAGTTCTGTATATTTATTTGCCAGAATTGAGATTACAAGTTAAAAAATCTTGGAAAGCATTAGTGCTGGGAAGCAGTTTCACATTATTAATTGCCGGGCCATTTTTATGGATATATTTTCAGGTGTCCAAATATTTTAATTACAGTCGACCTTTGACTGAAGTTATCCATTTTTCCCTAAGTCCTGAACAGCTTTTGACAAAGTTTTTCTCGCCAGTTTTATTTGGGCTGTTCGTAGTTGCTATGGGAGTAGTTATATTTACCAAGAAAAAGCCGCCATACCTAGTCTGGATCTGGGCTAGCTTAGGCTCATTAATACTAGCTTTGGGACCAGCTCTGCACTGGCAAGAGCAAACAGTCAAAATCCCCTTTCATATCCCCCTGCCATATCTATTGCTCTATTTTATTGTCCCTGGCTTTCAAAGCATGCGGACGCCTTCGCGGTGGGTACTACTAGCTGGTTTTTTTATAACCGTTGTCTTGGCGCTATTTTTACAACACGTTTTTGCTAAGAAAAAAACTAGCTTAACAATTGTCTTGCTAAGCATAATCATATGTGCTTGGATGGTGATGCCAAGGTTTGATCACTACTATCAAATTCCTAAAACCAAGCAATATCCTGCGGTTTATAGTTGGCTTAAAAATCAGCCAGGACAAGTTGTGATGGAGCTGCCTATGACAGCTTGGGGAGGTTCCGATCAAAATAAACAAGAAGTATATCGAATGCTTTATAGTCTGAATCATAAGAAGCAATTGGTAAATGGCTATAGTGGTTTTTTCCCGCCAGATTATGTAACTTTGGTTAATGTGTTACAAGCTGAGTTTCCTAGTCAAAAAACGCTGAAACTTATAAAGGATTACCAGGTTGACTACTTAATTGTTCATCAGGATGAATTTAGAAGAATGGGTGAGAGCGATATTGAAAATAAAATTGAAAAGACTATAGCTTTGCAAGCTGATGAAAAATTTGAGAATGATTTGGTTTATATATTGAGAAAATAA
- a CDS encoding DUF192 domain-containing protein, translating into MNKVLAIVLGLIVCCFIALLILIKPDFKQLVGTGSKQTTPKIVAEDGSGDSNQDLLGYDYTHKLLVKSQLVLVEIADTPEKITQGLSGRSNLAQNNGMLFIFPQAREVTFWMPDMNFSLDMVFIRDKKVVYIEKDVPNFPPNTPLEELPRYSPPEIVDWVLELPSGWAQKYNLQLGDQVELLQ; encoded by the coding sequence ATGAATAAAGTTTTAGCTATTGTCCTAGGCCTTATTGTTTGCTGTTTTATAGCCTTGCTTATCCTTATCAAACCAGATTTTAAACAGTTGGTGGGCACGGGTAGCAAGCAGACAACACCAAAAATTGTTGCCGAAGATGGAAGCGGGGACAGCAATCAGGATTTACTTGGATATGACTATACTCATAAACTTCTGGTGAAAAGCCAGTTGGTTTTGGTAGAGATTGCTGATACTCCAGAAAAAATCACTCAAGGTTTGTCTGGCCGAAGCAATTTGGCACAAAATAACGGTATGTTGTTTATTTTTCCCCAAGCTCGAGAAGTCACGTTTTGGATGCCAGATATGAATTTTTCTCTTGACATGGTTTTTATTAGAGATAAAAAAGTCGTGTATATCGAAAAAGATGTTCCAAATTTTCCACCCAACACCCCTCTTGAAGAATTGCCTCGATATTCCCCTCCTGAAATAGTAGATTGGGTTTTGGAGCTGCCATCTGGTTGGGCTCAAAAATACAACCTTCAGCTTGGCGACCAAGTTGAACTTTTGCAATAG
- a CDS encoding methyltransferase domain-containing protein has protein sequence MPLSFFQGQVVKEFNSPFSGKIQLIKHLGSYKIVAGDLLQSGSIVKNLWQKPLKKVKSKNEKVKSILLLGLGGGTIIPLLTKKWPQAQITAIEIDQIMIKLARQYFGLNRYSQVKPIEADAFTFVKNLKEQYDLVIVDLFCGNSISATLYSPKFIRDLKKVIKSTGFLLINHLFFGEYQIAAEKLITTTDKEFETVNLIRNLSNIFLLCS, from the coding sequence ATGCCTCTCTCCTTTTTCCAAGGACAGGTTGTCAAAGAGTTTAACTCTCCTTTTAGTGGCAAAATTCAGTTAATTAAACATTTAGGCAGTTACAAAATTGTGGCCGGAGATTTACTGCAATCAGGCAGTATTGTCAAAAATCTTTGGCAAAAACCCCTAAAAAAAGTAAAAAGTAAAAACGAAAAAGTAAAAAGTATTTTATTATTGGGATTAGGTGGTGGCACCATAATTCCCTTACTAACTAAAAAGTGGCCTCAAGCCCAAATTACAGCGATTGAAATTGATCAAATTATGATAAAGCTCGCTAGACAGTATTTTGGACTTAATCGCTACTCTCAAGTAAAGCCAATTGAAGCTGACGCTTTTACCTTTGTCAAAAACCTAAAAGAGCAATATGATTTAGTGATTGTAGACTTATTTTGTGGAAACAGTATTAGCGCTACACTTTATAGCCCCAAATTTATAAGAGATTTAAAGAAAGTGATTAAGTCGACTGGATTTTTACTTATTAATCATCTATTCTTTGGTGAGTATCAGATAGCTGCTGAAAAATTGATTACAACCACAGATAAAGAATTTGAAACCGTAAATCTGATCAGAAACCTATCAAACATATTTTTACTTTGTTCATGA
- the serS gene encoding serine--tRNA ligase: MLDIQFIRDNKDLVKKAAADKGVPDKVDNLLKVDQQRRELMQQVQELRTQRNKLNEGIYGKPSPEVIEKGKQIRSQISELETKLSTIQADYDSLMLQIPNVPDPEVPIGKDSSGNVQVATWGQKPEFDFPIKDHVQLAKDLDIVDFDRGTKVAGFRGYYLKGDGALLHLAVMNFALKKLLEKGFTPVVPPIILHERPFVNTAHFPWGKVDVYKTFDDEGEKDERFLAGTAEVPLVSYHMDEVLTESELPKLYAGYSQCYRREIGSYGKDTQGMYRIHEFTKVEQVILCKNDIEESKSWHEKLRTYSEEMLQELGLHYRVMLMCTGDMGEPQIKKYDIETWMPGRNDFGETMSDSIMGEFQSRRANVRYKTKDGEIKYVHMLNNTAIASPRILIAIMESYQQKDGSILVPEALQAFMGKELIKK; this comes from the coding sequence ATGTTAGATATTCAATTTATTAGAGATAATAAAGACTTAGTTAAAAAAGCTGCAGCCGATAAAGGCGTACCTGATAAAGTTGATAACTTGCTCAAAGTTGATCAGCAACGTCGAGAGCTTATGCAGCAGGTCCAGGAACTAAGAACACAGCGCAACAAATTAAATGAAGGGATTTATGGTAAGCCCAGTCCAGAAGTTATCGAGAAAGGCAAACAGATCCGCAGCCAAATCTCTGAGCTAGAAACTAAACTCAGTACAATTCAAGCTGATTACGACAGTTTGATGCTGCAAATTCCCAATGTCCCTGATCCAGAAGTGCCTATTGGTAAAGATAGTAGCGGCAATGTGCAAGTGGCTACCTGGGGCCAAAAACCGGAATTTGATTTTCCTATCAAAGACCATGTTCAACTAGCTAAAGATTTAGATATTGTTGATTTTGACCGGGGCACTAAAGTGGCTGGTTTTAGGGGTTATTACCTAAAAGGTGACGGAGCTTTACTTCATCTAGCCGTGATGAATTTTGCTTTGAAAAAATTGCTTGAAAAAGGCTTTACTCCCGTAGTACCGCCAATTATTTTACATGAACGGCCTTTTGTAAATACCGCCCATTTCCCCTGGGGTAAAGTTGATGTCTACAAAACTTTTGATGATGAAGGTGAAAAAGATGAACGCTTTTTAGCTGGCACAGCTGAAGTACCTCTAGTTTCTTACCATATGGATGAGGTTTTAACTGAAAGCGAACTACCAAAACTCTACGCTGGTTATTCACAGTGCTATCGCCGTGAAATCGGCAGTTATGGTAAGGATACTCAAGGCATGTACCGCATTCATGAATTTACCAAAGTTGAACAGGTAATTTTATGTAAAAACGATATAGAAGAGTCAAAATCCTGGCATGAAAAGCTGCGTACTTACAGCGAAGAAATGCTTCAGGAACTTGGCCTGCATTACCGGGTTATGCTGATGTGCACCGGTGATATGGGTGAACCACAAATCAAAAAGTATGATATCGAAACCTGGATGCCAGGCCGTAATGATTTTGGGGAAACTATGTCTGATTCGATTATGGGCGAATTCCAAAGCCGTCGAGCCAATGTCCGCTACAAAACTAAAGATGGTGAGATTAAGTATGTCCACATGCTTAATAATACCGCTATTGCCAGTCCCAGAATTTTGATAGCTATTATGGAAAGTTATCAACAAAAAGATGGCTCTATCCTTGTGCCTGAAGCATTGCAAGCTTTTATGGGAAAAGAGCTTATTAAAAAATAG
- a CDS encoding NUDIX hydrolase — MKKRIVVGIVGLPLRRKNGKLEFLLTQRYAPHNKQWHLKWQPAGGGLEFGETPEQCVIREFKEELSVTSIILYPHPIVKTSTWEHGNDDSQIATHVILPCYLISIGQQKVKINDPDHETAQAEWFTHNQIKKLDTLPNTLSYIEDTIALVKINKIAII; from the coding sequence ATGAAGAAAAGAATAGTAGTTGGTATTGTCGGCTTACCTCTTCGCCGCAAAAATGGTAAGTTGGAATTTTTGTTGACCCAACGATATGCTCCTCACAATAAACAGTGGCATCTCAAATGGCAACCAGCTGGCGGAGGATTGGAATTTGGTGAAACTCCTGAACAGTGTGTAATAAGAGAATTTAAAGAAGAATTATCTGTTACCTCAATCATTTTATATCCTCATCCTATTGTCAAAACCAGTACCTGGGAACATGGTAATGATGATAGTCAAATAGCCACCCATGTTATTTTGCCTTGCTACCTTATAAGTATTGGTCAACAAAAGGTAAAGATTAATGATCCAGATCATGAAACAGCTCAAGCAGAATGGTTTACCCATAACCAAATCAAGAAATTAGATACATTACCAAATACATTAAGCTATATCGAAGACACAATTGCTTTGGTAAAAATTAATAAAATTGCTATAATCTAA